The proteins below are encoded in one region of Dehalococcoidales bacterium:
- a CDS encoding (2Fe-2S)-binding protein — translation MPEEEKVIQDGQISRRQFIKNAGIVVGGTAVGSTILLSGCGNGETVTKTITTTVAGGTVTKYACPYDSQEFDTLAALKTHLESQHGEGGGGLEGLITLNVNGTNYILKVEPQWTLAYTLREKCLLPGTKVPCWRGECGACTVIMNGRTVYSCLVLAIEADGAVIRTVEGLKVNGELSALQRSFIKNRGFQCGMCTPGFLMTGVALLEKNPNPLLEEVAEAVSGHICACGNMNRNIQSIYEGGS, via the coding sequence ATGCCTGAAGAAGAAAAGGTAATCCAAGACGGGCAAATCTCACGCCGGCAATTTATAAAAAACGCCGGTATTGTTGTCGGCGGCACTGCAGTCGGTTCAACCATATTGCTCTCCGGCTGTGGCAATGGTGAAACGGTCACCAAAACGATAACCACCACCGTTGCAGGTGGAACGGTAACCAAGTATGCATGCCCCTACGATTCCCAGGAGTTTGATACTCTTGCGGCGTTAAAAACCCATCTGGAATCCCAGCACGGGGAAGGAGGCGGAGGGCTCGAAGGTTTAATAACCCTGAATGTGAATGGCACCAACTACATACTAAAAGTCGAGCCCCAGTGGACATTGGCTTACACCCTTAGAGAGAAATGCCTGCTGCCGGGAACCAAAGTGCCCTGCTGGAGAGGTGAATGCGGTGCTTGTACAGTAATAATGAATGGCCGAACGGTATATTCATGTCTGGTGTTAGCTATTGAAGCTGACGGTGCCGTAATCAGGACAGTTGAAGGGTTGAAAGTCAACGGTGAACTTAGCGCCCTTCAGCGTTCATTCATAAAGAACCGCGGTTTCCAGTGCGGCATGTGCACCCCTGGTTTCCTGATGACCGGCGTTGCACTACTTGAAAAAAATCCGAATCCGCTCCTTGAAGAAGTAGCCGAGGCTGTATCCGGCCATATTTGCGCATGTGGAAACATGAACCGCAATATCCAGTCGATCTATGAGGGAGGTTCTTAA